A genomic region of Candidatus Pseudomonas phytovorans contains the following coding sequences:
- a CDS encoding glutathione peroxidase yields MRAHWLTVPLLAVLASTSSWAADCPALLQGSLPELRGKGQVDLCQRFAGKPLVVVNTASYCGFAPQFEGLESTYKEYHGQGLEMLGVPSNDFKQEDADSAQTAKVCYANYGVTFTMTKTQAVRGKDAIPLFAELASQSSAPKWNFYKYVVDRKGKVIGNFSSLTKPDDPEFRAAIEKAIASHQ; encoded by the coding sequence ATGCGTGCTCATTGGTTGACAGTGCCGTTGTTGGCCGTGCTTGCCAGCACATCGAGCTGGGCTGCTGATTGCCCGGCGTTGTTGCAGGGTAGCTTGCCGGAATTGCGTGGCAAGGGGCAGGTCGACCTGTGCCAGCGCTTTGCCGGGAAGCCGTTGGTGGTGGTCAATACGGCCAGTTATTGTGGTTTTGCTCCGCAGTTCGAGGGGCTTGAGTCGACGTACAAGGAGTATCACGGGCAAGGCCTGGAGATGCTTGGTGTGCCGTCTAATGATTTCAAGCAGGAAGATGCTGACAGTGCGCAGACTGCCAAGGTTTGCTATGCCAACTATGGCGTTACCTTCACCATGACCAAGACGCAGGCGGTGCGGGGCAAGGATGCGATACCGCTGTTCGCTGAGCTGGCTAGCCAGAGCAGTGCGCCCAAGTGGAATTTCTACAAGTATGTTGTGGATCGTAAGGGCAAGGTGATTGGTAATTTCTCCAGCCTGACGAAGCCGGATGATCCGGAGTTTCGTGCGGCCATTGAGAAGGCTATCGCC